The Papaver somniferum cultivar HN1 chromosome 3, ASM357369v1, whole genome shotgun sequence genome includes a region encoding these proteins:
- the LOC113357898 gene encoding thioredoxin H4-1-like yields the protein MLLLIIITLPILHFYFCPGNSLLPLQSTKSCHSKIVMGNSCASKSRDDDEDSYHHKVNFASGNVHLITTQERWEEKLAEAKRDSKIIVANFSASWCGPCRMLAPLFGELSEKYPTLMFLTVDVDDLPELSSSLDIRATPTFFFLKDGQQIDKLVGANKLELLKKIPAAADSAKES from the exons ATGCTGCTGCTGATCATCATCACTCTTCCAATATTACATTTCTATTTCTGTCCAG GGAACTCACTGCTGCCTTTACAATCCACAAAGTCTTGTCACTCTAAGATTGTTATGGGAAATTCTTGTGCTAGCAAG TCTCGTGATGACGACGAGGATTCTTACCATCATAAGGTAAACTTTGCTAGTGGGAATGTGCATCTTATAACTACCCAAGAACGCTGGGAAGAGAAATTGGCTGAAGCAAAAAGGGATAGCAAGATT ATTGTTGCAAACTTTAGTGCGTCGTGGTGTGGTCCGTGTAGAATGCTTGCTCCTCTCTTTGGCGAGCTGTCTGAGAAATATCCTACTCTTATGTTCCTCACCGTAGATGTTGATGATTTACCT GAGCTTAGTTCTTCATTGGATATCCGAGCTACTCCGACTTTCTTTTTTCTCAAAGATGGGCAGCAGATCGATAAGCTTGTTGGAGCTAACAAACTAGAGCTTCTAAAGAAGATTCCAGCTGCTGCTGATTCTGCAAAAGAAAGCTGA
- the LOC113357900 gene encoding uncharacterized protein LOC113357900: MADPSTSKPSSNNRNIPVITPHYPPPDPPECDDGGAKSHANKKPSGLSSKLSIKPSRRVSFSETDTCYEYSPPNKSGMSRCYHRSSASSVKNSHCGLRGCSRFLPCSSPSSRCCICCLWTCIILLCLFFIVAVAFALFLIYFQPRLPVFRIERLDFSTLNITDASSSLSQQKYLLSTDIELSIVASNVNEKIDFSYSSLMVYVSSGNVTLGNGEVPGFFQLATAYSGHSNLTTPTKTVLNIRAGVSQSAVDVEEGERLRTNLLESSDDNKTIMMTNLDVILSGTIKFNFRSSSSGSSVGSSSAGNEIAESEAVATSKFPVSVLCKNIDMSRFAGGDKPHCKVELFTFQVTNTPNVF; the protein is encoded by the coding sequence ATGGCGGATCCATCTACCTCCAAACCATCATCGAACAACAGGAATATACCGGTCATCACACCTCATTATCCTCCCCCAGACCCTCCGGAATGTGATGACGGTGGTGCCAAGAGCCATGCAAACAAGAAACCTTCAGGTTTGTCGTCGAAATTATCCATAAAGCCTTCACGTCGagtttccttctctgaaaccgaTACATGTTATGAGTACTCTCCTCCAAACAAAAGTGGCATGAGTCGGTGTTACCACCGATCATCAGCGTCAAGTGTCAAGAATAGCCATTGTGGTTTACGTGGATGCAGTCGATTTCTTCCGTGTTCCTCGCCGTCATCTCGTTGCTGCATCTGTTGTTTGTGGACGTGCATTATATTGTTGTGTTTATTCTTCATCGTGGCAGTAGCATTTGCTCTATTTTTGATATATTTCCAACCACGGTTGCCGGTTTTCCGTATCGAGAGGCTTGATTTCTCAACATTAAATATCACCGATGCATCATCTTCGTTATCGCAGCAGAAATATCTCCTGTCTACAGATATCGAATTATCGATTGTAGCTTCCAACGTAAACGAGAAGATAGATTTTTCATACAGTTCTCTTATGGTTTACGTGTCATCTGGAAATGTAACATTGGGTAATGGCGAGGTACCAGGATTCTTTCAGCTGGCTACAGCGTACAGCGGCCACAGCAACCTGACAACGCCAACAAAGACGGTGTTGAACATTCGGGCAGGTGTGTCTCAATCTGCAGTGGACGTTGAGGAGGGCGAAAGGTTAAGAACAAATTTATTAGAAAGCAGCGACGATAACAAGACCATAATGATGACAAATTTGGATGTGATCTTAAGCGGCACTATAAAATTCAACTTCAGGTCATCGTCGTCAGGAAGCAGTGTTGGTAGTAGTAGTGCAGGCAATGAAATTGCAGAGTCTGAAGCCGTAGCGACGTCGAAATTTCCAGTATCGGTGTTGTGTAAGAATATTGACATGTCAAGGTTTGCTGGTGGTGATAAGCCCCACTGCAAAGTTGAATTGTTCACTTTCCAGGTAACAAATACGCCTAATGTATTTTGA
- the LOC113357901 gene encoding sialidase-like isoform X1, protein MNQRRVGISSLMSSTSTRGQHHRTSTPITTDENLDLFSRNPRIFNSYSSHESDSSTSAAAAAAVSMKLGRLSVASVKLSSRDDLFNNNNNHDDGEAGKHDYDWLLTPPGTPLVSSSDANEPPSAPRRTASVRSASTTKPSRLSVAQPENISRHTRSSSVTRSSISTTSFSANKSSGSILNTSSQSVTSISRPSRSSLPPSSARPSPPTSRPSTPGARPSTPSRSRTITTTTTVAKPQTPQNSRPSTPTSRTQISTNSNTIAARSNSRPSTPTRRNAAPGPPQVRGRSASVGPPLTNSRSSSVASRGSSPAPRTRTMHQPIVPPDFPLDTPPNLRTTMPDRPVSAGRSRPGTGLAASRKVEASGPVSPNPNPLRRQSASPVTTRGRLSEPSTRGRSQVNVNAVDNQKVSPSSDAATRRPLKPATSMDSTGFGRTISKKSIDMALRHMDIRTGSTGGGRSLSGISVFPQSVRPGMAKGGVGLQRGTRVLDSYPPRSTSSNNGRTPGHSNAPSMSDNGSVSCLDMSQDGETEEIASRFTGKLSEPDIYDSSRYEMLLLKEDLKNTNWLQTMDDKSDLFEHQPLPEPFDPL, encoded by the exons ATGAATCAGAGGAGGGTGGGGATCTCCTCTTTGATGTCTTCTACTTCTACTAGAGGACAACATCACCGTACTAGTACTCCAATTACTACAGATGAGAATTTGGATCTCTTCTCTAGGAATCCACGGATCTTCAATTCCTATTCTTCTCATGAATCTGACTCCTCAacctcagcagcagcagctg CAGCAGTTTCTATGAAATTGGGAAGACTTTCAGTTGCTTCTGTCAAATTATCATCTCGCGATGAtcttttcaacaacaacaacaaccatgaTGATGGCGAAGCAGGAAAACACGATTATGATTG GCTTCTCACCCCTCCGGGGACTCCTCTTGTTTCTTCTTCCGATGCCAATGAGCCTCCATCAGCTCCCAGAAGAACAGCATCAGTTAGATCAGCCTCTACCACCAAGCCTTCAAGG CTTTCAGTGGCACAACCAGAGAACATCTCACGACACACTAGAAGTAGTTCAGTCACTCGCTCATCAATCTCTACAACATCTTTTTCCGCCAATAAATCCTCTGGGTCGATCCTCAACACCAGCTCGCAGTCCGTCACGTCTATCTCTAGACCTTCCCGTTCATCCTTGCCGCCGTCTTCAGCAAGACCTTCCCCTCCGACATCTAGACCATCTACACCAGGTGCTCGACCATCAACCCCTTCCAGATCCAGAACAATCACAACAACCACTACTGTTGCAAAACCCCAAACCCCACAAAATTCAAGACCCTCAACTCCAACTTCAAGGACGCAAATCTCTACAAATTCAAATACTATAGCAGCTCGGTCAAATTCCCGTCCTTCAACTCCCACTCGTCGAAACGCAGCACCAGGTCCGCCACAAGTTAGAGGCCGTTCAGCCTCTGTAGGACCACCACTAACTAATAGCCGGAGCTCGTCAGTGGCATCTCGTGGAAGCTCACCTGCACCACGCACCCGAACCATGCATCAACCCATTGTACCACCCGATTTTCCTCTTGACACCCCACCAAACCTACGGACAACAATGCCAGACCGTCCGGTTTCTGCTGGTAGGTCCAGACCAGGTACTGGTCTTGCTGCTAGTAGAAAGGTGGAAGCATCAGGACCGGTGAGTCCGAATCCGAACCCGCTACGGAGGCAATCGGCGTCACCCGTAACCACAAGAGGAAGACTTTCAGAACCTTCCACAAGAGGAAGATCCCAAGTGAATGTGAATGCAGTGGATAATCAGAAGGTGTCACCAAGCTCGGATGCAGCTACTCGGAGGCCTTTGAAACCTGCCACGTCAATGGATAGTACTGGATTTGGAAGGACAATCTCAAAGAAATCAATTGATATGGCACTCAGACATATG GATATTCGCACTGGTTCTACAGGGGGTGGTCGCAGTCTCTCAGGCATATCTGTTTTCCCTCAGAGTGTGAGGCCTGGCATGGCTAAAGGTGGAGTAGGTCTCCAGCGCGGTACTCGTGTATTAGATTCTTATCCTCCACGTTCCACTAGCAGCAACAATGGTAGAACACCTGGCCATTCTAACGCACCGTCCATGTCAGACAATGGGAGTGTATCTTGCCTTGATATGTCTCAGGATGGGGAAACAGAAGAAATCGCCAGTCGCTTTACTGGAAAACTTAGTGAACCTGATATCTACGACAGCTCTAGATACGAAATGCTTCTGCTGAAAGAAGACCTTAAGAACACAAATTGGCTTCAGACCATGGATGACAAATCTGATTTATTTGAGCATCAACCTCTTCCAGAACCATTCGACCCTTTATAG
- the LOC113357901 gene encoding sialidase-like isoform X2: MNQRRVGISSLMSSTSTRGQHHRTSTPITTDENLDLFSRNPRIFNSYSSHESDSSTSAAAAAVSMKLGRLSVASVKLSSRDDLFNNNNNHDDGEAGKHDYDWLLTPPGTPLVSSSDANEPPSAPRRTASVRSASTTKPSRLSVAQPENISRHTRSSSVTRSSISTTSFSANKSSGSILNTSSQSVTSISRPSRSSLPPSSARPSPPTSRPSTPGARPSTPSRSRTITTTTTVAKPQTPQNSRPSTPTSRTQISTNSNTIAARSNSRPSTPTRRNAAPGPPQVRGRSASVGPPLTNSRSSSVASRGSSPAPRTRTMHQPIVPPDFPLDTPPNLRTTMPDRPVSAGRSRPGTGLAASRKVEASGPVSPNPNPLRRQSASPVTTRGRLSEPSTRGRSQVNVNAVDNQKVSPSSDAATRRPLKPATSMDSTGFGRTISKKSIDMALRHMDIRTGSTGGGRSLSGISVFPQSVRPGMAKGGVGLQRGTRVLDSYPPRSTSSNNGRTPGHSNAPSMSDNGSVSCLDMSQDGETEEIASRFTGKLSEPDIYDSSRYEMLLLKEDLKNTNWLQTMDDKSDLFEHQPLPEPFDPL, translated from the exons ATGAATCAGAGGAGGGTGGGGATCTCCTCTTTGATGTCTTCTACTTCTACTAGAGGACAACATCACCGTACTAGTACTCCAATTACTACAGATGAGAATTTGGATCTCTTCTCTAGGAATCCACGGATCTTCAATTCCTATTCTTCTCATGAATCTGACTCCTCAacctcagcagcagcagctg CAGTTTCTATGAAATTGGGAAGACTTTCAGTTGCTTCTGTCAAATTATCATCTCGCGATGAtcttttcaacaacaacaacaaccatgaTGATGGCGAAGCAGGAAAACACGATTATGATTG GCTTCTCACCCCTCCGGGGACTCCTCTTGTTTCTTCTTCCGATGCCAATGAGCCTCCATCAGCTCCCAGAAGAACAGCATCAGTTAGATCAGCCTCTACCACCAAGCCTTCAAGG CTTTCAGTGGCACAACCAGAGAACATCTCACGACACACTAGAAGTAGTTCAGTCACTCGCTCATCAATCTCTACAACATCTTTTTCCGCCAATAAATCCTCTGGGTCGATCCTCAACACCAGCTCGCAGTCCGTCACGTCTATCTCTAGACCTTCCCGTTCATCCTTGCCGCCGTCTTCAGCAAGACCTTCCCCTCCGACATCTAGACCATCTACACCAGGTGCTCGACCATCAACCCCTTCCAGATCCAGAACAATCACAACAACCACTACTGTTGCAAAACCCCAAACCCCACAAAATTCAAGACCCTCAACTCCAACTTCAAGGACGCAAATCTCTACAAATTCAAATACTATAGCAGCTCGGTCAAATTCCCGTCCTTCAACTCCCACTCGTCGAAACGCAGCACCAGGTCCGCCACAAGTTAGAGGCCGTTCAGCCTCTGTAGGACCACCACTAACTAATAGCCGGAGCTCGTCAGTGGCATCTCGTGGAAGCTCACCTGCACCACGCACCCGAACCATGCATCAACCCATTGTACCACCCGATTTTCCTCTTGACACCCCACCAAACCTACGGACAACAATGCCAGACCGTCCGGTTTCTGCTGGTAGGTCCAGACCAGGTACTGGTCTTGCTGCTAGTAGAAAGGTGGAAGCATCAGGACCGGTGAGTCCGAATCCGAACCCGCTACGGAGGCAATCGGCGTCACCCGTAACCACAAGAGGAAGACTTTCAGAACCTTCCACAAGAGGAAGATCCCAAGTGAATGTGAATGCAGTGGATAATCAGAAGGTGTCACCAAGCTCGGATGCAGCTACTCGGAGGCCTTTGAAACCTGCCACGTCAATGGATAGTACTGGATTTGGAAGGACAATCTCAAAGAAATCAATTGATATGGCACTCAGACATATG GATATTCGCACTGGTTCTACAGGGGGTGGTCGCAGTCTCTCAGGCATATCTGTTTTCCCTCAGAGTGTGAGGCCTGGCATGGCTAAAGGTGGAGTAGGTCTCCAGCGCGGTACTCGTGTATTAGATTCTTATCCTCCACGTTCCACTAGCAGCAACAATGGTAGAACACCTGGCCATTCTAACGCACCGTCCATGTCAGACAATGGGAGTGTATCTTGCCTTGATATGTCTCAGGATGGGGAAACAGAAGAAATCGCCAGTCGCTTTACTGGAAAACTTAGTGAACCTGATATCTACGACAGCTCTAGATACGAAATGCTTCTGCTGAAAGAAGACCTTAAGAACACAAATTGGCTTCAGACCATGGATGACAAATCTGATTTATTTGAGCATCAACCTCTTCCAGAACCATTCGACCCTTTATAG
- the LOC113357902 gene encoding uncharacterized protein LOC113357902, whose amino-acid sequence MANHGRRIAEAVFQTRVVRSSSLSQIMSSSSSTVKPNLLNNIITRTSHSSSSSSSVNPISKLPFHEYIFNKNSVPSKLPSTKTILSEMFLKKHSTQQLGFHHRKLVNNNGVGVPLGLGNNTRRFMSIKSGGGNSANKVNLTKSLAGKPMNLLRSTIVSSREAVGLHVEAFWRRNYLWILGAGAFGLCLILWRVMFGIADTFIGFSEGMAKYGFLALSSAMVAFLGLYVRSRFTINPDAVYRIAMRKLNTSAGILEVMGAPLSGTDVRAYVMSSGGLRLKSFKPKIGGKRCFLIFPIRGSERKGLVSVEVKKKNGQYDMKLLAVDVPMSTGPDQRFFLIGDEEEYKVGGGLISELRDPIVKAMAATKEFEELDEKEEEEDEERELEEAERELEEAERKNREEIEQLEKR is encoded by the exons ATGGCAAATCACGGCAGACGAATTGCGGAAGCTGTTTTTCAAACAAGAGTGGTAAGATCATCTTCTCTCTCACAAATCATGTCCTCCTCATCATCTACTGTTAAACCCAATCTTCTTAATAACATCATTACTAGGACGAGTcactcttcatcatcatcatcatctgtgAATCCAATTTCTAAATTGCCTTTCCATGAATacatattcaataaaaactcagTACCATCCAAATTGCCTTCGACTAAAACAATCTTGTCTGAAATGTTCCTTAAAAAACACTCTACTCAACaattagggtttcatcacagAAAGCTGGTTAATAATAATGGGGTTGGGGTTCCATTAGGTTTGGGTAATAACACTAGGCGGTTCATGTCTATCAAATCTGGTGGTGGTAATAGTGCGAATAAGGTCAATCTCACCAAGTCATTAGCTGGTAAGCCAATGAATTTGTTAAGGTCCACGATTGTGAGCTCTCGAGAAGCTGTTGGTCTTCATGTTGAGGCATTCTGGAGAAGGAATTATCTCTGGATACTTGGTGCTGGTGCTTTTGGACTTTGCCTTATTCTCTGGAGAGTTATGTTTGGGATTGCAGATACTTTTATTGGTTTCTCTGAAGGAATGGCTAAGTATGGATTTCTTGCTCTTTCCTCTGCCATGGTTGCTTTCCTT GGTCTCTATGTGCGTTCAAGATTCACCATAAATCCTGATGCGGTATATAGGATAGCAATGAGGAAGCTGAACACATCTGCAGGAATCCTTGAGGTCATGGGTGCCCCATTGTCAGGCACTGATGTGAGAGCATATGTGATGTCATCAGGTGGGCTTAGGTTGAAGAGCTTCAAGCCTAAGATTGGCGGCAAGAGGTGTTTCCTCATTTTCCCTATACGAGGCTCGGAAAGAAAGGGTCTTGTAAGTGTTgaagtcaagaagaaaaatggccag TATGACATGAAGCTGCTAGCAGTTGACGTTCCCATGAGCACAGGACCTGATCAACGTTTTTTCTTGATCGGTGACGAAGAAGAGTATAAGGTAGGGGGTGGTTTGATATCTGAACTTAGAGATCCCATAGTGAAAGCTATGGCAGCGACTAAAGAGTTTGAGGAACTTGACGaaaaggaagaggaagaggatgaaGAGCGGGAACTGGAGGAAGCAGAAAGGGAACTGGAGGAGGCAGAAAGAAAAAACCGTGAGGAGATTGAGCAATTGGAGAAAAGGTAG